One genomic segment of Macaca fascicularis isolate 582-1 chromosome 19, T2T-MFA8v1.1 includes these proteins:
- the C5AR2 gene encoding C5a anaphylatoxin chemotactic receptor 2, with the protein MGNDSISYEYGDYSDLLDLPVDCLDGACLATDTLRMAPLPLYAAIFLVGVPGNAMVAWVAGKEARRRVGATWLLHLAVADLLCCLSLPILAVPIAHGGHWPYGEVGCRVLPSVILLTMYASVLLLAALSADLCFLALGPAWWSKVQRACGVQVACGAAWTLALLLTMPSAIYRRLHQEHFPARLQCVVDYGGSSSTENAVTAVRFLFGFLGPLVVVASCHGALLCWAARHRWPLGMAIVVGFFVCWTPYHLLGLVLTVAAPNSALLARALRAEPLVVGLALAHSCLNPMLFLYFGRAQLRRSLPAACHWALRESQGREESVDSKKSTSHELVSEMEV; encoded by the coding sequence ATGGGGAACGATTCTATCAGCTACGAGTATGGGGATTACAGCGACCTCTTGGACCTCCCTGTGGACTGCCTGGATGGCGCCTGCCTGGCCACCGACACGCTGCGCATGGCCCCGCTCCCGCTGTATGCTGCCATCTTCCTGGTGGGGGTGCCGGGCAATGCCATGGTGGCCTGGGTGGCTGGGAAGGAGGCCCGCCGGAGGGTGGGTGCCACCTGGTTGCTCCACCTGGCCGTGGCGGATTTGCTGTGCTGTTTGTCTCTGCCCATCCTGGCAGTGCCCATTGCCCATGGGGGCCACTGGCCATATGGGGAAGTGGGCTGTCGGGTGCTGCCCTCCGTCATCCTGCTGACCATGTATGCCAGCGTCCTGCTCCTGGCAGCTCTCAGTGCCGACCTCTGCTTTCTGGCTCTCGGGCCTGCCTGGTGGTCGAAGGTTCAGCGGGCGTGCGGGGTGCAGGTGGCCTGCGGGGCAGCCTGGACGCTGGCCTTGCTGCTCACCATGCCCTCCGCCATCTACCGCCGGCTGCACCAGGAGCACTTCCCCGCCCGGCTGCAGTGTGTGGTGGACTACGGTGGCTCCTCCAGCACCGAGAACGCAGTGACCGCCGTCCGGTTTCTTTTTGGCTTCCTGGGGCCCCTGGTGGTCGTGGCCAGCTGCCACGGTGCCCTCCTGTGCTGGGCAGCTCGACACCGCTGGCCACTGGGCATGGCCATTGTGGTGGGGTTTTTTGTCTGCTGGACGCCCTACCACCTGTTGGGGCTGGTGCTCACTGTGGCAGCCCCGAACTCCGCACTCCTGGCCAGGGCCCTGCGGGCTGAACCCCTCGTCGTGGGCCTTGCCCTTGCTCACAGCTGCCTCAATCCCATGCTTTTCCTGTATTTCGGGAGGGCTCAACTCCGCCGGTCACTGCCAGCTGCCTGTCACTGGGCCCTGAGGGAGTCCCAGGGCAGGGAAGAAAGTGTGGACAGCAAGAAATCCACCAGCCATGAACTGGTCTCGGAGATGGAGGTGTAG